A window from Saccharomyces eubayanus strain FM1318 chromosome XIV, whole genome shotgun sequence encodes these proteins:
- the TOF1 gene encoding Tof1p — translation MSAVLQYGATNGTDFSLTVLKARIALLATAIGGPDYTSEIEPPPYKLGDDCLACLKDLKRWFKLVDDQQKRWDVAMAVAEYRILTDDLLPILIDWENKCSLASKLAKNNPEHGEFRNKAYYDKIAMNCLQLLVLMTWPLIITEQSSSNQITLYSEVKKHQLIYKKAILSMENGKVLRAAIRLALGVIKIDRLSRTPRDNMVLKLVLNFFRNVIAIEPGEFTINTKRSMPSKGISSIDTLPPNVSMDDISLNTVTSSFHKNKVFGLLLTLANSLSKEFDQDFINIPLLEIMFFLTKDVNQSLLFPQRPGRKPHPGQANANGNISTNNVVTSAGFELSKLLQKEHQMKKNVIKHTSARHSRFGGLLSIQTPDKNRLTVSGSQALVDENIALQKLDDSKKWNKRITQKRESVATEGLPNSLLNSQTGKAIFFTESNGKHFKTFINNFIDSGFNILLHSVTNSFTTEQDRMVTLEQVEYLLFFAWFINYQLLRCKMDSSTKLNQVSEALREVSFILVSSLLRNAYDLKNWIVTHAGMIAFNELLNLVTYTKGSEEDSDDIEFIVSRLFSDERIQLLSNLPKIGSKHSLQFMKSCIELTHSVLKVLEQYSDDKTLVVEGKSRRRKNINISEDDISKLIEEENVDRDEALDILTSNFRGVEVNFQKVQSNYMTELVVETYINFLQRFRELDDDSIKKVFSFFHRVFVQVKEQSLLFRFDLIILLREMLSSDGLSRMSRSRKYVSQFSDYFLTRLKKRLKKSPAWFVGLLFPPLHNSEVGFYQKYGEYNVLNNESLYASSISQFKPIPDEEALPPSILQDMKYGILVSTLLDDGKVELLDQLLKHIAHTLDIFKSWLSINVNTGRETTNPPNEFFTLTGTLSNDPLFRDKDYRALLSLVGYTIPDKINQPCFLGGAIEIPDLTTSYELIKKYLSTPFETPNGLPSSSYLVRIRSRKENLLNGEQDGWEGNDNYDYTDPHIIPDDQNVSEGDEAYFKDLDNNVSEKLKGVKLSKGIARSKKKEKKRGKKRAYRNNLSTFDNEDGQQPYSTKERHSVFSKEFISDSEDDEDLMNPIFFENETYMRWLLDKNNGQLTEDRYAQFAKFAAERMANGGVTTGDYTNLFGGSVPSISDIRAAETSSFAPDKSLISLASHVASEMYAADAENNTELSDDDINTEPKDTLGSPQLSDSTNDPQSDDDNRKVLKRRKLEESEVDKEDEDEDEDEDEDEDEDEDEDEEAFLFPVKKSKVILGESDGDDE, via the coding sequence ATGTCGGCGGTTTTGCAATACGGCGCCACAAATGGTACGGATTTCTCTTTGACGGTGCTTAAAGCAAGAATTGCTTTATTAGCAACTGCCATCGGCGGACCTGATTATACTTCCGAGATCGAGCCACCTCCTTATAAGCTTGGCGATGACTGTTTAGCATGCCTGAAAGATTTAAAAAGGTGGTTTAAACTGGTGGATGATCAACAGAAACGATGGGATGTGGCAATGGCAGTGGCCGAATATCGCATCTTAACAGATGACCTGTTGCCCATCCTGATAGACTGGGAAAACAAATGTTCTCTCGCCAGCAAACTAGCCAAGAATAATCCAGAGCATGGGGAGTTTAGAAACAAGGCTTACTACGACAAGATTGCCATGAATTGTCTGCAACTGTTAGTCCTTATGACATGGCCCTTAATCATTACGGAACAATCATCATCGAATCAAATCACTCTTTACAGTGAAGTGAAAAAGCATCAACtgatatataaaaaagCAATTTTGTCCATGGAAAATGGGAAAGTACTGAGAGCCGCCATTCGCCTGGCACTGGGCGTCATCAAGATCGACCGACTATCTAGAACTCCCAGAGATAATATGGTTCTCAAATTGGTTCTGAACTTTTTCAGAAACGTCATCGCTATAGAACCAGGTGAATTTACAATAAATACCAAGAGAAGCATGCCTAGCAAGGGTATCAGTTCCATTGACACTTTACCGCCAAATGTCTCCATGGAtgatatttctttaaataCAGTCACCTCTTCCTTCcataaaaacaaagtatTCGGCCTACTCTTGACGCTGGCTAATTCATTGTCCAAAGAGTTCGACCAGGACTTTATTAATATTCCGCTGCTAGAAATCatgttttttcttaccaAAGATGTTAATCAATCATTGTTATTCCCTCAACGGCCTGGGCGTAAACCCCATCCAGGTCAAGCAAATGCTAACGGAAATATCTCCACTAATAATGTTGTGACTAGTGCAGGGTTTGAACTATCCAAACTGCTACAAAAGGAGcaccaaatgaaaaaaaacgttATTAAACATACCTCAGCAAGACATTCAAGATTTGGTGGTCTTTTATCCATACAAACTCCAGACAAAAATAGGCTAACTGTTTCTGGAAGTCAAGCTCTTGTAGATGAAAATATAGCATTGCAGAAATTGGATGACAGTAAAAAATGGAATAAAAGAATAACTCAAAAACGTGAATCAGTCGCAACCGAGGGCTTACCAAATAGTTTGTTAAACTCTCAAACTGGTAAAGCTATCTTTTTCACTGAATCAAATGGTAAACATTTTAAAACATTCATTAACAATTTTATTGATTCTGGTTTTAACATTCTATTACATAGTGTAACAAACTCTTTTACAACAGAGCAAGATAGAATGGTTACTCTAGAGCAAGTAGAatatttacttttcttcGCATGGTTCATCAACTATCAATTGTTGAGGTGCAAAATGGACTCCTCTACAAAATTAAACCAAGTTTCAGAAGCATTAAGGGAGGTTTCATTCATTTTAGTATCTTCTCTATTAAGAAATGCATATgatctgaaaaattggatAGTGACCCACGCAGGCATGATTGCATTTAACGAATTATTAAATCTAGTCACCTACACAAAAGGAAGCGAAGAAGACTCTGATGATATAGAATTTATTGTAAGCAGGCTTTTCAGCGACGAAAGAATACAATTACTATCCAACTTGCCAAAAATTGGTTCCAAGCATTCACTTCAATTTATGAAAAGCTGTATTGAACTAACACATTCGGTGTTGAAAGTATTGGAACAGTATTCTGATGACAAGACACTGGTGGTAGAAGGGAAATCAAGACGCCGAAAGAATATTAATATTTCTGAAGATGATATTTCTAAATTGAtagaagaggaaaatgtCGACAGAGATGAAGCACTGGATATCCTGACCTCTAATTTTAGAGGTGTAGAGGTCAATTTTCAGAAAGTACAGAGTAACTACATGACAGAACTTGTGGTGGAAACTTACatcaattttcttcaaagattcCGTGAGCTTGACGACGATTCAATTAAAAaggtgttttctttttttcacagAGTATTCGTTCAGGTTAAAGAGCAGTCATTGTTATTTAGGTTTGatttaataatattattgagAGAAATGCTTTCATCTGATGGATTAAGTAGGATGTCTcgttcaagaaaatatgtGAGTCAGTTTTCAGATTATTTTCTTACCaggttgaagaaaagactgaaaaaatcaccAGCTTGGTTTGTTGGACTACTTTTTCCACCACTACACAATAGTGAGGTTGgcttttatcaaaaatatggTGAATACAATGTGCTCAATAATGAATCACTTTATGCCTCATCAATATCACAATTTAAACCAATTCCTGACGAAGAGGCATTACCACCTTCGATTTTACAGGATATGAAATATGGTATCCTAGTATCTACACTATTGGACGATGGAAAAGTCGAGTTACTAGACCAATTACTCAAACACATTGCTCACACTTTGGATATTTTCAAGTCATGGCTGAGTATCAATGTAAATACTGGTAGAGAAACAACGAATCCGCCGAAcgaatttttcacattGACAGGAACGCTCAGTAATGATCCTCTATTTAGAGATAAAGACTATAGAGCTTTGCTGTCTTTGGTAGGTTACACCATCCCTGATAAAATCAACCAACCTTGCTTTTTGGGAGGGGCTATTGAAATACCTGACTTGACTACGTCATATGAGTTGATAAAGAAGTATTTGTCAACACCTTTTGAAACACCAAACGGGCtgccttcttcttcatatcTTGTCAGGATTCGTtcaagaaaggaaaatcttttgaatgGTGAGCAAGATGGATGGGAAGGAAATGATAATTATGACTATACTGATCCCCACATTATTCCCGATGATCAAAATGTATCAGAAGGCGATGAAGCATACTTCAAGGACTTGGACAATAATGTTTCAGAAAAGCTAAAGGGCGTCAAACTCAGTAAAGGTATTGCAAGATctaaaaagaaggaaaaaaagagagggAAGAAGCGAGCATATAGAAACAACTTATCGACTTTCGATAATGAAGATGGCCAACAACCATATTCCACTAAAGAGCGCCATAGTGTATTTAGTAAAGAATTCATTAGTGACtcagaagatgatgaagatttgATGAACCCTATCTTCTTTGAGAATGAAACGTACATGAGGTGGCTAttagataaaaataatggcCAATTGACCGAAGATAGGTATGCACAATTTGCAAAATTTGCTGCAGAAAGAATGGCCAATGGAGGTGTTACGACGGGAGACTATACGAACCTGTTCGGTGGATCTGTACCAAGCATTAGTGATATAAGAGCAGCAGAAACCAGTTCTTTTGCACCAGATAAAAGTCTTATTTCCTTGGCAAGCCATGTTGCATCTGAAATGTATGCTGCTGATGCTGAAAATAATACTGAGCTctctgatgatgatatcaaCACAGAACCAAAGGACACTTTGGGCTCACCACAATTATCCGATTCAACCAATGACCCCCAATCTGATGACGATAACAGAAAAGTTCTAAAAAGACGCAAGCTAGAAGAAAGTGAGGTTGACAAAgaggatgaagacgaagatgaagacgaagatgaagacgaagatgaagacgaagatgaagacgaagaggCTTTCCTTTTTCCCGTCAAGAAATCCAAAGTTATTTTAGGCGAAAGTGATGGTGACGATGAATAG
- the SEC2 gene encoding guanine nucleotide exchange factor SEC2, which produces MDASEESKRISIQVTSLSTQLIESVDKQSHLEEQLNKSLRTIASQKSAIDNYNQLKTDYDTLKQTLSERDEEVMRLNGNIAKETQLRTKAEDESGKLNREVEDLTASLFDEANHMVADARKEKYAIEILNKRLTEQLREKDTLLETLTLQLKNLKKVMHSLDNESTVTNNSGRYSTILSDSATSSSTSLNKVPTSNSFTSQDMYSGIVYSPTISSIRYDSNLYNEFLKFVAALPHCENIKATSSESKLIRRLVNDEIQPILKIDNASGIGWLVKKTLLSLIIDGMVVVEPLSGVNATYQIGYNSSSPVKQATSNMPKMFKFPLDSPPVAVHAACSFCGESRDDIIEHARMYVLKTLHKSDDGAEHVTNTYPLCHWCLLKVRQTCEIFAFLRSLKVGAWHLEKVTLQNIAKGDLERFSEVTKRTKSEGGRVSPHDKMAKRLSFMAGLGINSSTKSKPRVEVPSSEMNVKPGQPTTNIQRAWVQLCKLRCILHWSHIGIWAVDDSISSKIGPFVDDEGTDEGPSDTVPVRLQDKSLWKKNADIPLSSSSTDESQRSDTFDFESEDTENATTDESPAGVSPSDTSSSAATTTSGNSSAAEEQGHNEGDDTVTKDDESSSKSIKRHNEESATTNDKKVHEKPKRKASQRKIQKKKLLRDLDELEEQFREESTNVQDELKSSDDVKAQVVSPDNTTSTEKDTKGDERSSNKLSKLSINNEHNEQIKENSPGRGLHASSSNDDNFDDAQEQQ; this is translated from the coding sequence atggatGCTTCTGAGgaatcaaaaagaatatcaATACAGGTTACATCCCTGTCTACTCAACTAATTGAGAGTGTAGATAAACAATCACATTTAGAGGAACAGCTTAATAAATCTTTAAGAACCATCGCCAGTCAAAAGTCAGCGATTGATAACTACAACCAGCTGAAAACCGATTATGATACCCTGAAACAGACATTATCAGAGAGAGATGAAGAAGTGATGAGACTGAATGGGAATATTGCCAAAGAAACTCAGCTCCGAACTAAAGCTGAGGATGAATCTGGAAAATTAAACAGAGAAGTCGAAGATCTGACAGCTTCACTTTTCGATGAAGCAAACCATATGGTTGCTGATGCTAGAAAGGAGAAATATGCTATCGAAATATTAAACAAGAGACTTACCGAACAACTACGTGAAAAGGACACATTATTGGAGACATTGACCTTACAActtaaaaatttgaagaaagtaaTGCATAGTCTAGACAATGAGAGTACGGTCACAAACAACTCCGGTAGATACTCAACCATCTTAAGCGACTCCGCAACTTCTTCTAGCACTTCTTTAAACAAAGTGCCAACTTCCAACTCTTTCACTTCACAAGATATGTACAGTGGAATTGTATATTCACCAACAATATCATCTATTCGTTATGattcaaatctttacaatgaatttttaaaatttgttgCTGCACTACCTCATTGTGAAAATATAAAGGCAACTTCATCAGAGTCAAAATTGATACGAAGGTTGGTAAATGATGAAATCCAACCTATACTTAAAATCGATAATGCGTCCGGAATTGGCTGGTTGGTTAAGAAAACCTTACTCTCTCTGATTATAGATGGTATGGTGGTTGTGGAACCATTAAGCGGTGTCAATGCAACCTACCAAATCGGATACAACTCAAGTAGCCCTGTGAAGCAAGCCACTTCTAATATGCCAAAGATGTTTAAGTTTCCCTTGGATTCGCCCCCAGTAGCTGTGCATGCTGCATGTTCCTTCTGTGGAGAATCCAGAGACGATATTATTGAACACGCAAGGATGTATGTGCTGAAAACGTTACATAAGTCTGATGATGGTGCGGAACACGTAACAAATACCTACCCGTTATGTCATTGGTGTTTGCTAAAGGTAAGGCAAACATGTGAAatctttgcatttttaaGATCATTAAAGGTAGGAGCATGGCATTTAGAGAAGGTAACTTTGCAAAATATTGCCAAGGGTGATTTGGAGAGGTTTTCAGAGGTCACAAAGCGAACTAAATCAGAGGGGGGCAGAGTTTCTCCTCATGATAAGATGGCTAAGCGATTGAGTTTCATGGCGGGCCTTGGCATCAACTCTTCAACAAAGAGTAAACCAAGGGTGGAAGTCCCGTCCTCCGAAATGAATGTAAAGCCGGGCCAACCAACCACTAATATTCAAAGAGCATGGGTACAGCTGTGTAAATTGCGTTGTATACTTCACTGGTCTCATATTGGCATATGGGCAGTAGATGATTCTATTTCCTCAAAAATAGGACCCTTTGTTGACGATGAAGGTACTGATGAGGGTCCAAGTGACACTGTACCAGTCCGCTTGCAAGACAAGTCATTGTGGAAGAAAAACGCGGACATACCTTTGTCGTCATCTAGTACAGATGAAAGTCAGAGGAGTGACACTTTCGACTTCGAAAGCGAAGACACAGAGAACGCAACCACAGATGAATCACCCGCCGGTGTATCTCCCTCAGATACGTCGTCCTCAGCTGCGACTACTACGAGTGGAAACTCGTCGGCAGCAGAAGAACAAGGCCATAATGAGGGAGATGATACAGTAACAAAAGATGATGAGAGTAGTAGTAAGTCGATAAAAAGACATAACGAAGAAAGTGCCACTACCAACGATAAAAAGGTTCATGAAAAGCCGAAAAGGAAAGCTTCTCAGCGtaagattcaaaagaagaaattgctcaGGGATTTGgatgaattggaagaacaATTTAGAGAAGAAAGTACAAATGTCCAGGACGAACTCAAAAGCTCTGATGATGTCAAAGCTCAAGTTGTATCTCCAGACAATACTACTTCTACAGAAAAGGACACTAAAGGAGATGAGCGTTCAAGCAATAAATTATCAAAGTTGTCAATAAACAATGAACACAATGAacaaataaaggaaaacagTCCAGGGAGAGGATTGCATGCATCTTCAAGCAACGATGACAATTTTGACGATGCCcaagaacaacaatag
- the GOR1 gene encoding glyoxylate reductase, which produces MSGKPIVLKLGKNAFAEEAWKDLGRIADVITIPETTTREQFLQELKDPQSKLSRVQVITRTARSVNNTGRFDEELALALPSSVVAVCHTGAGYDQIDVEPFRKRHIQVANVPDLVSNATADTHVFLLLGALRNFSIGNRRLIEGKWPESGPACASPFGYDPEGKTVGILGLGRIGRCILERLKPFGFENFIYHNRHQLPSEEEHGCEYVSFDEFLKRSDIVSVNVPLNSGTHHLIDAETIEKMKDGVVVVNTARGAVIDEQAMTDALRSGKIRSAGLDVFEYEPKISKELLSMPQVLGLPHMGTHCVETRNKMEELVAHNAKNVLLTGKVLTIVPELKNETWPNDVKPLI; this is translated from the coding sequence ATGAGCGGAAAACCaattgttttgaaattagGGAAGAATGCCTTTGCAGAGGAAGCGTGGAAGGACCTGGGCAGGATCGCAGACGTTATCACTATCCCTGAAACCACCACTCGAGAGCAATTCTTGCAGGAACTCAAGGACCCTCAAAGTAAGCTTTCTCGAGTACAAGTCATCACCAGAACCGCGAGAAGCGTTAACAATACAGGTAGGTTTGATGAAGAGCTGGCTCTTGCATTGCCCTCTTCTGTGGTCGCCGTTTGCCACACAGGTGCCGGTTACGACCAAATTGATGTTGAGCCATTTAGGAAAAGGCACATTCAAGTGGCCAACGTTCCCGACTTGGTAAGCAACGCTACCGCGGACACGCATgtgtttttattgttgGGCGCCCTGAGAAACTTTAGCATTGGTAATAGGAGGCTAATCGAGGGAAAGTGGCCAGAATCCGGGCCTGCGTGTGCTTCTCCCTTTGGTTACGACCCTGAGGGGAAAACCGTTGGTATACTGGGTCTAGGTAGGATCGGTCGTTGTATTTTGGAGAGGTTAAAGCCATTTGGGTTTGAGAACTTCATATACCATAATAGACACCAGCTACCTTCCGAAGAAGAACACGGTTGTGAATATGTAAGCTTCGATGAGTTTTTGAAGCGCTCGGATATCGTGTCTGTAAACGTCCCACTAAATAGTGGCACCCACCATCTAATCGATGCAGAGACCATtgagaaaatgaaagatgGCGTGGTTGTTGTTAATACTGCCCGTGGTGCAGTCATAGATGAACAAGCAATGACCGATGCTCTACGCAGTGGAAAAATTAGGAGTGCTGGTTTGGACGTTTTCGAATATGAGCCAAAAATATCCAAAGAACTTTTATCCATGCCTCAAGTTTTGGGCTTACCTCACATGGGTACCCACTGTGTGGAAACGAGGAACAAAATGGAAGAGTTGGTCGCTCATAACGCTAAGAATGTGCTATTGACCGGAAAAGTTTTGACTATTGTTCctgaattgaaaaacgaaaCCTGGCCCAACGATGTTAAGCCGTTAATTTAG